In Marinobacterium sp. LSUCC0821, the DNA window CAACTGCAAGTGCACACGGCAAACGTGTTCAGGCTCTTGGCGGCGCTAAGAACCACATGATCGTAATGCCAGATGCTGAACCATCACAGGTTGTTAGCTCTCTAATGGGTGCCGCATACGGTTCTGCAGGCGAGCGCTGTATGGCTATTTCTGTAGCTGTATGTGTGGGCGACGCGGTTGCTGACCACCTTATCAAAGATATGACTGCAGAGATCGAGAAGATGTCTGTAGGCAACGGTATGTCTTCACCAGAGCCACACATGGGCCCTCTAGTTAGCCGTGTACACGCTGACAAAGTATTGGGTTACATCGATTCAGGTGTAGAGGAGGGTGCAACGCTTGTTGTTGATGGCCGTAACTTCAAAGTTGTTGATCACGACAATGGCTACTTCGTTGGCCCAACGCTGTTCGATAACGTTAAGCCTGGCATGCGTATCTACAACGAAGAGATCTTTGGCCCAGTACTAGCGGTTGTTCGTGTGAACAGCTACGAAGAAGCTCTTAAACTGATCAACGATCACGAGTACGGTAACGGTACTGCTATCTTCACACGTGACGGTGACACTGCTCGCAACTTCTGTGAAAACGTGCAGGTCGGCATGGTTGGTGTAAACGTGCCAATCCCAGTACCAATGGCCTTCCACAGCTTCGGCGGCTGGAAACGTTCACTATTCGGCCCACTACACATGCACGGTCCAGATGGCGTTCGCTTCTACACTCGCATGAAGACGATCACTGCACGCTGGCCAACCGGCCTAAGCGCAGGCCCAGAGTTCACAATGCCTACAATGAAGTAATCTTCATTAGCGCAATAAAAAGACGACCCTCGGGTCGTCTTTTTTGTTTATGCTATCGACTCACACTCACGAGACCAAACCTTGACTAACCAATACCTAAAATCAGATCTACTCATGCTTCTTGCCTCACTTTTGGCAGCCATTAGCTGGATATTCTCTAAAGAGGTACTGCTAGGTATTGAACCCATTCTATTTATGGGTTGTCGATTTATGCTGGCAGGACTTTTAATTGCCCTATTTGCTCGCAGTGAGTTGTTACTTTTCACACTCCGTGATCTTACACGGGTCACCTTGGTAGGCGTGGTATTTGCTGCGGGGTTAGGGTTTTGGATTTTGGGGCTATTCCATGGCAGCCATATTGGTATTGGTTCATTTCTAACCAGCTTAGGTGCTATCTTCGCACCCTTGTTGTCGCCCCTATTTGGCGATCACCCCTCACGCCTTGCTTGGTATGCAGTTCCCGTTGCTGTTATTGGCGCAGGGTTTCTAACCTTAACCTCTGATTTCGTGTTTGGATTGGGTGAGTTGTACTATCTAGCTTCGGCCCTCTCCTTTGCAATCTACCTTAACATCAACAGCCGAGCAGCCGGCCGAACACCTCTAAAGGCTCTCACATCAGTTCAACTTATGACAGCCGGCGCCACTCTTTTGCCGGTTTCATTTCTAATCGAAAGTTGGAGCATAAACGCAGAGGTATCAATTCTAGGTTGGTTTATAGCGAGTGTCTTAATTGGCACCAGTCTTCGCTTTTTTGTTCAGACCTACTCACTAAAACTGGGTCCTGCTAGTAGAGGGGCACTGATCCTCACAATGGAGCCAGTCTGGGTGGCGATCCTTGGCATGATATGGCTGGATGAAACAATGGCGGCATCTCAACTTCTCGGTTGTACTTTGATTCTGCTCGCAGTTTTTATATCCAGAGCAGACCTCTTTATAAAGGGCTTTCTCTCACTAAAAACACGATAACAGGCTCATCCACTCGGGGTCTTCCACCTGGGGTCAGAGTAGTCTTATTAGACTACTCTGACCCCATAAATCCAAAAAATTCCATAAATTACAGTTTTTTGCATAATTTTCATTTAATGAAATTATTGCAATCCATCTCTTTTTTAAGTAGATTGAGGACATCTGGATTTAGCATAGTTTGTCCAGACCTTTAAAAGCATCGTATTTCAGATACCTGCTAGCCCAGAGAATTAAAACTCCTCTGGGCTTTTTTTTGCTTTGCACCAACTGCATCGGGGTCAGAGTAGTCTAATAAGACTACTCTGACCCCGGGTATGACCCCGGGTAGGCGTGACCCCGGGTAGGCGTGACCCCGGGTAGGTGGCCCCGGGTGGAATAGCTCTGGTCGAAGCCCCTTATCAAAAGTTGACCAGTCAACCTTTTGAGGAGTACTATCTCGAAATCATAATAAAGCGACTCTTTACAGAGGATAGAAAAATGTCACTAGAGACCGATCAGGTTCATCTTGAACAGCCATACCGCAACACACCTTTTACTGGCCAGCAGATTAAAACCCTGCCGCTTGCATCCTCTATGGGTGCTGAGGTACTTAATGTTCAACTTAAAGATCTTGATGACGACGCCTTTGAAGAGCTAAAAGAGGCGCTTTGGCACCACAAAATGCTGTTCCTCCGTAAACAGAATTTAACGCCAGCCGATCAACTCGCCTTCACTAAACGCTTTGGCGAACTGGGTACCGATGCATACACCAAAGGACTTCCTGGCTTCCCTGATGTACAACCAGTTCTGAAGGAAGCTGAGACTAAGTCAAAAATCATCTTTGGCGGCGGCCACCACACTGACTCTGCATTCTTAGAGCGCCCACCATCAGTAAGCGTACTCCACGGCGTTGATATTCCTCCTTATGGCGGCGATACAATCTGGTACAACGCGGTTATGGCCTATGAAAGTCTCTCGCCAACGATGCGCGAGATGTTAAAACCACTTAAGGTACATATGGCTGCCGAGCGAATCATCGCTGGAATTAAAGACTCTATAGAGCAGACCAACAACGGGAAAACGATGACCGATATCGAGCTAGAACTTGATGTCGAGAAGATGCTCAAAGGCAACTTCCACCCGCTAGTGCGTAAACATCCGGAATCTGGCCAGCTCTCGCTCTACGTAGATGGAGTCTATGCAGTAAATATTGAAGGAATGGAGCGCCGAGAGTCCAAGCCTCTTCTAGAGTTTCTTCATGCTCATGCAACTCAAGAGTTCTTCGCTTGCCGCCTACGCTGGGAGAATGACACCGTCGCGATATGGGATAACCGTATCTGCTTGCACCGAGCATTTAACGACTACGACGGTTTCCGTCGCGAACTGCACCGCACCACAGTGATGGGTGAGAGACCGCAACCAGCATGATGAAAATTACCGCCCTGCGTAACGATGTTGAAGTGATCGATTATGAGCACTACACCCAACATCTAGCGACAGTATTCCACAACCGGATAATGGCGCTATCCTCCAATGAGTACCTAACCATCTTTGGTGTGGGTACAGTTGAGATTCGCGTCTTGGCTGCCATAGCGAGTCACCCTCTGCACAAAGCTGCTGATATTGGCGCCTTAATTTCCATTGATAAAGGCGCGGTAAGCCGAGCCATTACCAAACTTGAGAGTGCCGGCTCGATTAGAGGGTCGACCGATAAACCGGAAGGGAAGCAGAAGCGTTGGGAACTCACCGAGCAGGGCTGGCAAATTCATAGTCAGTTTATAAATGTCGTAAAACGTCGCCATGAGCGAGTGACCGACGGCATTGAAGAGAGCGAACTTGATGCATTCAATAAAACACTGCACAAACTGATCTCTAATGTTGATAAGATCTCTTAAATAAGAAACATATAAAAATTAGGAAATACCCAAGATGACGGATCCACGTTTTCAAGTCGAACTTCCGCCAGCCCCTGCAGGGATGAGTGATAATGAGTGGCAAGCGCGCCTTGAACTAGCTGCAACCTACCGCATGGTGGACCACTTTGGCTGGACATTTATTGTTTATAACCACATCAGCCTCCGCATTCCTGGTACGGATGAGTTCCTAATCAACCCATTCGGCGTTCGCTATGATGAGATGCGTGCCACGGATCTCATCAAAATAGATATTGATGGCAACCCACTTTCAGAGAGCGAATGGAATGTGAACAAAGCGGGATATACCATCCACTCTACGATTCACAAAGCACGCCCAGATCTGCACTGTATCCTGCATACGCATGAGCCTATCTCGCAGGCGCTCTGTGCAATTGACTCACCACTGATACCTGTGACTCAAGAGGGGTGCCAATTCTTCGAACGCACCGCTTACCATGATTTCGAAGGGATCGTACTGGATGGATCAGAGGGCCCTCGCCTGCAAGCTGCACTTGGCGAAACCAACCATACATTAGTATTGAAAAACCACGGCCTGCTGACTGCCGGACCTACAGCAACCTGGGCGTTTGTTCGTCACTACGCATTTATTCGCAATGCGGAAGTACAACTCAAAGCGATGGCAGCAGATAAACTCAATCTAATCCCTGAAGAGATTATGCGTAAAACTCGCCAGCAGTTTGAAGGGGGTGATGCGCAGGCCAATGCAAAAGTTCGTCACCCAGAGTGGCCAGCTTTAATGCGCTTAATCGATCAGAAAGATCCCAGCTGGAAGCTCTAAAACCACAGCATCCATAGGAAAAAGCCCTCTCATCGAGGGCTTCTTTTTGTCTGGGTGACACCTACTTTCCTGCAAAAATCTAGCGAGAGAGTGAGGAGAGCCTAACAGCCAGGACCACACCCAAGAGTGACAATGAGACTGTCATCCACCAAGTGAAGCTCCAACCGCCCACCTGCACAGCTACCCATGCAAATAGCGGTGGCGTACTCAACTGGCCTAAGGCGGACATCTGCTGTACCCAGCCGATGGTAGTAGGCACCAGATCAGGTCGGGGTGCACGTTGAACTGCAACAGCAAACAATACCGCTGGGATAATCCCCCCGACAGCAGAGAAGAGCATGACCGCTAAAATTTGCAGCCAAATGAACTCTGCAAAAAGCGTTGAGTAGGTTATCCAAGTCATTAAGCCCATCAGGCCGAACACAATAATGAGCAGTCTCTCAGCACTTAATCCTTTATGAAGCAGTCGCCCACCCATCACATTCCCGCCAGCATTAACGAGGGCAACCAACGCGGTTAACAGAGCTACGATAAAACCTGAGATACCTGCATTGGTATAGATGGTTGGTAGAAATCCAATCACAGCCAACCACTGCCCTGAATAAGCTGCAAACATTACCGCTACCAGCCAGGGCCCCTCTTTTCGCAGTACCTGTGAGAGATTATCGGAGAGACTAGCTAACAGGGGTGTCTTAGCCACCGCGCCCTGCTGATCTACAGAACCATCAATCACAGCTATAACGACAAATAGAGTGCCCAAAGTTAGTAGAGCACTGCTCCACCACCAGCCATGCCAGCTTAGCTGTTCCATAAATAGAGGCCCTAGGAACATTGCACTGCCGGCACCAAGCCCCATAAATGTACCCCACCAACCGATGCTCAAGTTGAGACGTTCTGGCGGTACGATGGCACGCATCAATCCAGGCCCTGATAGCGCAACCAGTACAAATCCCATCCCTTCCAATGCACGCAATAGCAGAAGTTGGGCTGCGCTCTGTGCAAACCCACCGAGCAGACTGACAACTGTTAATAGTGAAAGCCCCATGAGTACAGATCGACGCAAACCAATACGCCCAACTGCAAAGCCCCAAAACACTCCACTACTCATCCCGACAAATTGCACCAAAGAGAGAAGCAAACCACCCTCTACCAGCGATATACCCATCTCGGCCTGCAGTACAGGAATAGCAGGCGCTAGTTTGCCGACATGAAAAGCCGCGACGATTCCGGCAAAAAGGACAATCCACTCAGGTGCGATTGAAAGAAGTCGTTTCATTCCTTGAAGCTCTTAACATGGGGTAAAAACAAAAACGCCACGCTGCAACCAAGCAGCATGGCGTTTTAAGCAGATGGTTAGAAGTTACTCTTTAACCTCTTCATATGGAAGACCAACGTACTGCTCTGCAATGACGCGGCGACCATTTTCATAGTTCATGAAGTAGCTAAGTTCTGAATCCATGAAGCGCTGACGCATCTCTGGATCAGTACCAGCATCCGCCACCTCAGTGCCGAAATCGTGGAGCATATTGGTCATCATCCAGCTGAAACGCTCACCGTGCCATACACGTCGTAGTGCGATTTCAGAGTACTGTTCGATGTACTTACGGTTACCTGTTTCGTACACCTTGGTCATAATCTTGTAGAGGGTCGCCACATCAGACGCCGCAAGGTTAAGCCCTTTTGCCCCTGTTGGTGGCACGATGTGTGCAGCATCACCGACCAGGAAAAGATTACCGTACTGCATAGGCTCACATACGAATGAACGCAGTGGCGCGATCGACTTCTCAAGCGCAGGACCAGTCACCACATTCGCTGCAGCTTCAGCTGGAAGACGCTTCTTCAACTCTTCCCAGAACGCCTCATCTGACCAATCTTCAACTTTGTCAGTGAGCGGAACCTGAATGTAGTAACGTGAACGCGTTGGTGAACGCTGCGATGCAAGTGCAAAGCCACGCTCTGATTTCGCGTAGATCAACTCATCATGACAAGGCGGCACATCTGCCAGCAGACCCAACCAACCGAATGGGTATACACGCTCGTGCTCAGTACGTAGCTCTTCAGGGATAGTCTGACGAGAAACACCATGGAAACCATCACAACCTGCAATGAAGTCACAATCTAGACGGTACTCCTCACCACCGTGAGTAAAGGTGATGTATGGGGTATCGCTCTTAACATCGTGCGGTTGCACATCAGACGCTTCGTAGTAGGTATCCAAACCTTCTGTAGCTTCACGCGCTTCCATAAGATCCTGCGTGATATCTACCTGGCCATAACATACAACGACATCACCACCAGTAAGACCCTTGAGGTCGATACGGTGATTTTCACCATTCACAGCGATCACGACACCTTCATGTACATGGCCGCACTTGTCCATGTTTTCAGCAACACCCGCTTCACGAACAAGGTCAGCAAAACCTTGCTCAAGGATACCGGCACGAATACGGCCCAACACGTAATCACCTGTCACTCGTTCAAGGATAACGTTCGAAATACCTTTCTTGTGAAGCAGTTGGCCTAGCAACAGACCTGATGGGCCAGCACCAATAATTGCAACCTGTGTCTTAATCGTTTTCATCGTGAAACCTTTGATATGTTCTTTTAGTCGAACAAGTATCAACTGAATAGGAAAGTCACAACAGGAAGTTTTTCAATGAATTATTGTACTTTTCCGATATACAAAGATTAGTACGTATCGAAATTATTGTTCTTACGAAAGCTAGCAGGCGTCTCACCTGTCGCCTGTTTGAAGAAACGAGAGAAGTAGGCAGCATCTTTAAAACCTAGACCAAATGCGAGCTCCTCAACACTCCCACGGGTGTAGATGAGTCGACGTTTAGCCTCCAATAGAAGACGCTCTTGCACTATCGCCTTAGCCGTCTTACCCACCTCTGCCTTGCATAAACGGTTTAAGTGGTCCGCGGAGATCGATAGTGCATCAGCGTACTGTTCAACACTCCAGTGCTGTAAAAGATGCGACTCAATCAATTTGCGGTATTGAACAACAGGCGTCGTTGAGACCTCAACGCCCTGCTCCTCACTTTCGAGCATCAGCCGGCGTAGCAACATCAAAACAGAGCGGGATAGCCACTCAGTAATCAGTTTATGGCCCAAATGGACAGCTCGCAGTTCCGCTTCGATCTGTTTTAGATAACCAGCCAACATCTCCTGCACAACACTCCGCCCCTCCAAACTGAAGAGACGTGCCTTAGCGAACAGTGGCCCAAAATAGGGTTCACACCGGATATAGGACTCATTGGTGAGCAGAGGTTCCGCCAAGGTGAGAACAGCACCCTCAGTTTCAGGAGAGAATTTAAAGCCATGCACAACACCGGCGGGCAGCGTGATAACACAAGGTGCTTTGAGCGATGAGTACTCCTCATCAATAGTGATATCGAGATGTCCGTCAAAAACAAACAGCAGTTGAAACATACGACCGTGCCGGTGGGGCTTAATTAGCCATCCATTCTCACGACTTCGACTAGCGATATTTTCAATATGAACGAGGGCGGGGTCATCAACAACTGCCTCGCCGTAGAGACCGAATTGAGGGATGTTTGCATTTAACTCAGCCATGCTCTAACTCAGCCATTCCCAGCCCCGCTGAGGCTATTTAATCTTACTTGGTCGT includes these proteins:
- a CDS encoding class II aldolase/adducin family protein, which gives rise to MTDPRFQVELPPAPAGMSDNEWQARLELAATYRMVDHFGWTFIVYNHISLRIPGTDEFLINPFGVRYDEMRATDLIKIDIDGNPLSESEWNVNKAGYTIHSTIHKARPDLHCILHTHEPISQALCAIDSPLIPVTQEGCQFFERTAYHDFEGIVLDGSEGPRLQAALGETNHTLVLKNHGLLTAGPTATWAFVRHYAFIRNAEVQLKAMAADKLNLIPEEIMRKTRQQFEGGDAQANAKVRHPEWPALMRLIDQKDPSWKL
- a CDS encoding helix-turn-helix domain-containing protein, translating into MAELNANIPQFGLYGEAVVDDPALVHIENIASRSRENGWLIKPHRHGRMFQLLFVFDGHLDITIDEEYSSLKAPCVITLPAGVVHGFKFSPETEGAVLTLAEPLLTNESYIRCEPYFGPLFAKARLFSLEGRSVVQEMLAGYLKQIEAELRAVHLGHKLITEWLSRSVLMLLRRLMLESEEQGVEVSTTPVVQYRKLIESHLLQHWSVEQYADALSISADHLNRLCKAEVGKTAKAIVQERLLLEAKRRLIYTRGSVEELAFGLGFKDAAYFSRFFKQATGETPASFRKNNNFDTY
- a CDS encoding CoA-acylating methylmalonate-semialdehyde dehydrogenase — encoded protein: MSIVGNYIGGQHVASNSGRTAPVYNPATGAQSKEVALSTADETRAAIANAQEAFKTWSKVTPLNRARIMFKFKELIEANADELAELIVSEHGKVFSDAKGELTRGLEVVEFACGIPHLQKGEHSLNVGRGVDSYSQMMPMGVCAGISPFNFPAMVPMWMFPVAIACGNTFVMKPSEKDPTTTMRLAELLTEAGLPDGVFNIVNGDKEAVDVLLTDEAVQAVSFVGSTPIAEYIYSTASAHGKRVQALGGAKNHMIVMPDAEPSQVVSSLMGAAYGSAGERCMAISVAVCVGDAVADHLIKDMTAEIEKMSVGNGMSSPEPHMGPLVSRVHADKVLGYIDSGVEEGATLVVDGRNFKVVDHDNGYFVGPTLFDNVKPGMRIYNEEIFGPVLAVVRVNSYEEALKLINDHEYGNGTAIFTRDGDTARNFCENVQVGMVGVNVPIPVPMAFHSFGGWKRSLFGPLHMHGPDGVRFYTRMKTITARWPTGLSAGPEFTMPTMK
- the pobA gene encoding 4-hydroxybenzoate 3-monooxygenase, translating into MKTQVAIIGAGPSGLLLGQLLHKKGISNVILERVTGDYVLGRIRAGILEQGFADLVREAGVAENMDKCGHVHEGVVIAVNGENHRIDLKGLTGGDVVVCYGQVDITQDLMEAREATEGLDTYYEASDVQPHDVKSDTPYITFTHGGEEYRLDCDFIAGCDGFHGVSRQTIPEELRTEHERVYPFGWLGLLADVPPCHDELIYAKSERGFALASQRSPTRSRYYIQVPLTDKVEDWSDEAFWEELKKRLPAEAAANVVTGPALEKSIAPLRSFVCEPMQYGNLFLVGDAAHIVPPTGAKGLNLAASDVATLYKIMTKVYETGNRKYIEQYSEIALRRVWHGERFSWMMTNMLHDFGTEVADAGTDPEMRQRFMDSELSYFMNYENGRRVIAEQYVGLPYEEVKE
- a CDS encoding DMT family transporter, with the translated sequence MTNQYLKSDLLMLLASLLAAISWIFSKEVLLGIEPILFMGCRFMLAGLLIALFARSELLLFTLRDLTRVTLVGVVFAAGLGFWILGLFHGSHIGIGSFLTSLGAIFAPLLSPLFGDHPSRLAWYAVPVAVIGAGFLTLTSDFVFGLGELYYLASALSFAIYLNINSRAAGRTPLKALTSVQLMTAGATLLPVSFLIESWSINAEVSILGWFIASVLIGTSLRFFVQTYSLKLGPASRGALILTMEPVWVAILGMIWLDETMAASQLLGCTLILLAVFISRADLFIKGFLSLKTR
- a CDS encoding CynX/NimT family MFS transporter, with amino-acid sequence MKRLLSIAPEWIVLFAGIVAAFHVGKLAPAIPVLQAEMGISLVEGGLLLSLVQFVGMSSGVFWGFAVGRIGLRRSVLMGLSLLTVVSLLGGFAQSAAQLLLLRALEGMGFVLVALSGPGLMRAIVPPERLNLSIGWWGTFMGLGAGSAMFLGPLFMEQLSWHGWWWSSALLTLGTLFVVIAVIDGSVDQQGAVAKTPLLASLSDNLSQVLRKEGPWLVAVMFAAYSGQWLAVIGFLPTIYTNAGISGFIVALLTALVALVNAGGNVMGGRLLHKGLSAERLLIIVFGLMGLMTWITYSTLFAEFIWLQILAVMLFSAVGGIIPAVLFAVAVQRAPRPDLVPTTIGWVQQMSALGQLSTPPLFAWVAVQVGGWSFTWWMTVSLSLLGVVLAVRLSSLSR
- a CDS encoding MarR family winged helix-turn-helix transcriptional regulator: MMKITALRNDVEVIDYEHYTQHLATVFHNRIMALSSNEYLTIFGVGTVEIRVLAAIASHPLHKAADIGALISIDKGAVSRAITKLESAGSIRGSTDKPEGKQKRWELTEQGWQIHSQFINVVKRRHERVTDGIEESELDAFNKTLHKLISNVDKIS
- a CDS encoding TauD/TfdA family dioxygenase codes for the protein MSLETDQVHLEQPYRNTPFTGQQIKTLPLASSMGAEVLNVQLKDLDDDAFEELKEALWHHKMLFLRKQNLTPADQLAFTKRFGELGTDAYTKGLPGFPDVQPVLKEAETKSKIIFGGGHHTDSAFLERPPSVSVLHGVDIPPYGGDTIWYNAVMAYESLSPTMREMLKPLKVHMAAERIIAGIKDSIEQTNNGKTMTDIELELDVEKMLKGNFHPLVRKHPESGQLSLYVDGVYAVNIEGMERRESKPLLEFLHAHATQEFFACRLRWENDTVAIWDNRICLHRAFNDYDGFRRELHRTTVMGERPQPA